In Dermacentor variabilis isolate Ectoservices chromosome 11, ASM5094787v1, whole genome shotgun sequence, one genomic interval encodes:
- the LOC142564553 gene encoding uncharacterized protein LOC142564553 isoform X9, with translation MRAPERRKSEEMKRLVLLSALVILVLVTEINNAEASTAEAVMEKAGGLAAKAGRRVKRLAQAFYNGVRGKQNQSNHHSTDGASGEFNTGS, from the exons ATGCGCGCACCTGAAAGAAGGAAATCAGAAGAGATGAAGAGACTGGTTCTCCTGAGTGCGCTTGTGATTTTGGTGCTTGTGACGGAAATCAACAATG CTGAAGCGAGCACAGCGGAGGCTGTTATGGAAAAAGCCGGAGGCCTAGCAGCAAAAGCTGGACGTAGAG TAAAGCGACTGGCACAAGCATTCTATAACGGTGTGCGTGGGAAGCAGAATCAATCAAATCATCATTCTACGGATGGAGCTTCTGGAG AGTTCAATACGGGCTCCTGA